Genomic DNA from Deltaproteobacteria bacterium CG2_30_66_27:
AGAAAGCTCTCGACGCCATTATAAACAAAACTTTGGAATAGTCGGGAAAGGAGACAAGGCGATGTCGCTGAAGAAGCAGCTTGCGGAATTCGACGCGTCCCGGAACCGGCCGCCGGAGGTCGTGGCGATTCTCCGCCGGGGGATCGACTCCACGAGGGAATCGGGAGCCGCCGGTCTGCGGATCGGGGAGCGGGCGCCGGACTTCACCCTGCCGAACCAGCGGGGCGAGATGGTGAGTCTGCACGATCGACTGTCCAGGGGCCCGGTGGTCCTCAATTTCTACCGGGGAGTCTGGTGACCGTACTGCAACCTGGAGCTGGCAGCTCTGGCGAAGGAATTGCAGGCGATCCGGTCGCTCGGCGCGGACCTGTTGGGCATCAGCCCGGAACTTCCCGACAACACGCTGACGATGGCGGAGAAGCACGCGATCCCCATCGACATCCTGAGCGATGCGACGAGCGAGGTCATGAAGAAGTACCGGCTTTGGTTCGCGGTTCCCGCGGAGGTGAAGGCGTTGTACCTGGAGAAGTTCGGCCTCAACCTGGAGAAGTACAACGACGCGGGACGGTGGGAGCTTCCCGTTCCGGCGACCTATGTGCTCGATCGGGACGGCATCGTCCGGGCGGGGGAGGCGGACCCGGACTACACCGTCCGGATGGAACCGTCGGACATCGTCGCGGCGATCCGGGAGATCACAGGCGGTTGAGGAACGGCCTGAAATATTCCGCGCTTTCCTGTAAAGTTCCCGTGGAATGTGCGACTCACCGAAAAGCGGAAAATATCGACCGGGGAATCCCGACGGCCGTGCCCCAGGAGGGTGTCGATGGAGACGTACTATGATCCCGCGGATCTCGCGGCGTTCGGCGAGATCGGGAAGGACGCGCCGGAGCTCGCGAAGAAGTTTTTCGAGTATTATGCGGAGGTATTCAAGGAGGGGGAGCTCACGGAGCGGGAGAAGGCGCTGATCGCTCTCGCGGTGGCGCACGCGGTCCAGTGCCCCTACTGCATCGACGCATACACCCGGGCGTCTCTCGAGAAAGGGTCGAACCTGGCCGAGATGACCGAGGCGGTCCATGTGGCGGCGGCGATCCGTGGAGGCGCGTCGCTCGTGCACGGGGTGCAGATGCGCAAGCTCGCCGAAAAACTTTCCATGTAGGCGAGGGACAGGATCGGACCGATGAAAGGAATCACGGCGGGGAACATGAGAAGATCGCCGGGGATCGGGACCGGGGTTCGGGAGGTTTCCGGGGTCGAACCGTTCGCTGACGCACTCGAACGCCAGGGACTCTCCCTCGTCCGCGGAGAGATCTCCACCCTCCAGGTGAACACGGGGTACCTGTGCAATCTTCGTTGCAGGCATTGCCACCTCGAGGCCGCCCCGGGCAGGGAAGAGATCATGTCCCGGGAGACGATGGAAGCGGTGATCTCCTTCGCCCGTCGGTTCCCCTTCCAGGTCATCGACATCACCGGCGGGGCGCCCGAGCTGGTTCCCGACCTTCCTTTTCTCATCGAAGGGCTCGCTCCACTCGCGCCGCGCCTGATGCTTCGGACGAACCTTTCCGCCTTGAACGGCGCCGCGAGGGAGTCGCTGCTCGCGCTCTGCGTCGCCCACCGCGTCGTCCTGATCGCCTCCTTCCCGTCGACGAATCCGTCCCAGGCCGATGCCCAGCGTGGCGCGGGGTCGACGGAAGCAGGGATCGCCGTGCTGAAAAAGCTGAACGCCGCAGGTTATGGAGTGGAAGGGACCGGGCTGGAACTGAATCTGGTCTCCAACCCGGTCGGTGCGTTCCTTCCCGTTTCCGAGGAGTCCGCCGAACGGAAGTTCCGGACCGACCTGCGGCGGAAATGGGGGGTCACGTTCAACCACGTGTACACGTTCGCGAACGTACCGCTGGGGCGGTTCCGGACGTGGCTGCTGCGGACGGGAAATTACGAACGGTACCTGAAGATGCTCACGGATCGGTTCAACCCCATCGCGGTGGAACGGCTCATGTGCCGGACGCTCCTCTCCGTGTCGTGGGACGGGTATCTTTACGACTGTGATTTCAATCTCGCCGTCGGTCGGCCTGCCCGGGACCACAAGGTTCATGTTTCGGAAGTCCGGGAGTTGCCGGGCCCCGGCGCCCCGATCGCGGTCGGGGAGTATTGCTACGCCTGCACCGCGGGCTCCGGCTTCACTTGAGTCGGCGCGATATCGGCCCCGTAGGGGCCGGCGGGAAATGATTTCCCGGGGGTCACACCATGATGGTGTTCGCCCGGATGTCGCGAAGCGTGACCAGCATCAGGGTCAGGTAATCCCGGATATGGCGGGTGAGCAGGAAATTCTCCCGCACGAGCTCCCGTGCGGTCGCACCCATCCGCTCGATGTCGTCCTGGTGATGGAGGAGGTACCGGATCCGGTGCGCCGCCCCTTCGGGGGTGTTCACAAGGAATCCCGTGAAATGGTTCACCACCTGGAGACGGATCCCTCCGACGTCGCCCCCGATGACCGGCTTCCCCTTCCACATCCCCTCGGTGACCGTCAGCCCGAATCCCTCGCGGGTCGATTTCTGCACGATGATCGTCGCCATCCGCTGGAGTGCGTTGATCGTTCTATGGGCGTCCGGGGGAAGGAGAAGGACGTGGATGTCCGGGTCGTTCTCCGCCGCCTCCATCACGTCCTCCAGGACCGCCTTCCCCTCCGGATCGTCGGAGGCTCCGCCTCCCGCAAGGACCAGTTGGACCTTCGCCACCTTGCGGACCATGCGGTACGCCGCGACCACCCCCAACGGATCCTTGAACCGGTCGAACCGGGAGATCTGCACGAGCAGGGGGCGTGACGGGTCCAGGCCGTACTCGCTTCGAACCGCCTCGATCTCCGCGGAGGACAGCTCCCGGTTCTTTTCGCTCAGGGGGTCGATGCTCGGCGGCACGAGGAACTGCGGATGGGGAAGCGCCTGGGCGAACTGCGCCATCGAGAAGATGCTGGCGTCGTACGCTTCCACCGTCGACCGCAGGATCTTCCAGACGGGGCGGAACGGCCTGCTGATGTCGGTGTGGGCGCGCCAGATCCACTTCCCCTTTCTCCGGGTGCACAGGCGCAGAAGATGCGCCGGCTGGGGGTCGTGGATGAAGACGATGTCCGCCTCCTCGAGGATCGGGCGGAGTCTTTTGAAATTTCTCGCGTTCACGTCTTCCCAGGTTTTCCATCCCTTCCCCGGAATCGCGACGTTCGCCCCCTGCAGTCCGTTGTGGATCGCCTTCGTGATCTCGAAAAACCGGGGGGTCCCGTCGATCACCTCCCACGAGGCGTCCAGCCCCAGTTCCCGCATGATCGGCGTCATCCACTCGAGGATCTCCGCGACCCCTCCCCCTTCCCGGGTGGAGTTCAGGTGGACGACCCGGGTCCCCGCCAGCTTTTCTCCCAGCTGGCGAAGCTCGCGGAGAACGGCCGGTCCGACGATCTCCTCGTAGGCGCCGAGGGGGGCGCTCATGTCGCGCCCTCCAGGTCCGAGAGGACCTTGACGAGTTCCTTCCGGAGGTCGGAAAGGGTGTGGAAATAGAAATCGATCCGGCCAAGCGCTTCGATGTACGGAAGGTTCTTTTCGCCGTCGCCGTTTTCGATGAGCCACGCAGAGAAGTCGTCCTTCCCGAGGGAGAGGCGACGACGGGCCTCCAGGAAG
This window encodes:
- a CDS encoding 4-carboxymuconolactone decarboxylase — translated: METYYDPADLAAFGEIGKDAPELAKKFFEYYAEVFKEGELTEREKALIALAVAHAVQCPYCIDAYTRASLEKGSNLAEMTEAVHVAAAIRGGASLVHGVQMRKLAEKLSM
- a CDS encoding radical SAM protein, which produces MRRSPGIGTGVREVSGVEPFADALERQGLSLVRGEISTLQVNTGYLCNLRCRHCHLEAAPGREEIMSRETMEAVISFARRFPFQVIDITGGAPELVPDLPFLIEGLAPLAPRLMLRTNLSALNGAARESLLALCVAHRVVLIASFPSTNPSQADAQRGAGSTEAGIAVLKKLNAAGYGVEGTGLELNLVSNPVGAFLPVSEESAERKFRTDLRRKWGVTFNHVYTFANVPLGRFRTWLLRTGNYERYLKMLTDRFNPIAVERLMCRTLLSVSWDGYLYDCDFNLAVGRPARDHKVHVSEVRELPGPGAPIAVGEYCYACTAGSGFT
- a CDS encoding glycosyl transferase family 1; this translates as MSAPLGAYEEIVGPAVLRELRQLGEKLAGTRVVHLNSTREGGGVAEILEWMTPIMRELGLDASWEVIDGTPRFFEITKAIHNGLQGANVAIPGKGWKTWEDVNARNFKRLRPILEEADIVFIHDPQPAHLLRLCTRRKGKWIWRAHTDISRPFRPVWKILRSTVEAYDASIFSMAQFAQALPHPQFLVPPSIDPLSEKNRELSSAEIEAVRSEYGLDPSRPLLVQISRFDRFKDPLGVVAAYRMVRKVAKVQLVLAGGGASDDPEGKAVLEDVMEAAENDPDIHVLLLPPDAHRTINALQRMATIIVQKSTREGFGLTVTEGMWKGKPVIGGDVGGIRLQVVNHFTGFLVNTPEGAAHRIRYLLHHQDDIERMGATARELVRENFLLTRHIRDYLTLMLVTLRDIRANTIMV